The DNA window TATGGGTCGTTTCTGGGAAGTCGTGGAAAAACATAAAATCAATATATTTTATACAGCACCAACGGCGATTAGGGCCTTGGAGAAAGCAGACATATCTTTTGTGAAAAAGCACGACCTGTCTTCTTTAAGAGTATTAGGTACTGTGGGAGAACCGATAAACGAAGAAGCTTGGCACTGGTATCACGATCACATAGGCAATAACAAATGCCCTATTGTGGATACCTGGTGGCAAACTGAAACTGGCGGGTTTATGATATCTCCGGTTGCCGGAATAACGCCTACAAAGCCATCCTATGCAACGCTACCCCTTCCGGGTATACAACCCAGTATTGTTGATGAAAATGGCTTGGAAATAGAGGGAAATGGAGTTCAGGGACGACTTTGCATTAAGTTTCCCTGGCCGTCCATTGCAAGAACCATTTATGGCGATCATGAGCGATTTAAGCAAACTTATTTTTCAGTTTTTGACAATAAGTATTTTACGGGTGATGGCTCAAGAAGAGATGAAGATGGATATTACAGGATTACCGGAAGGGTAGATGATGTAATAATTGTTTCAGGCCATAATTTGGGTACAGCTGAAATTGAAAATGCCATTGATGAACACGAAAATGTTGCAGAAACAGCTGTTGTTGGTTTTCCACATGATATCAAGGGGAATGCGGTTTATGCCTTTGTAGCTACCTATGAAAATCCCAAGGATGAAAATCAATTGCGACATGAAATACTCGAGCTGGTTTCAAGAACAATCGGACCCATTGCCAAGCCCGAAAAAATCCAAATAGTTCCTGACTTACCAAAAACCAGATCGGGCAAAATAATGCGTAGAATCCTTAGAAAGATCGCTGAAAAGGAATCCTCCGATCTCGGTGACATATCTACACTATTGAATCCGGAAGTTGTTGAAATTATTAAAAAAGGAGCACTTTAATCTTTTTTATGAATGTAATTTTTTATTTGAGATTCAACATTTAGAGCAATTTTAAATAAGCAACTTTAACCTGATTTTTATTCAGAAAAATTTTATTACCATTTGTATTCAAAACCCCTGATATTATTTCAGATATTATTATTTCTAATACTGGGCCATCCAATAATTTCTCAGGAGTACGATTCTATTGAAGATCTTGAGAAACAATTAACTGAAGAAATAAGTAAAAAGCAAAGAGTCGATATCCTCAACACTTTAACTTTTGATTATATCTTCTCAAATCCACAATTGGCTCCAAAATATAATAATGAAGCAATTATTCTAGCCACTGAGATAGATTATGATATTGGTGAATCCCGCGCATACAATAACAAGGGGATAATTTACAGAAATAGCGGTTTTTATGAGGAGGCAACACTCGAACATTTAAAGTCACTCGAAATAAACAACAATATTGATAATTTGGAGGGTAAGGCCCTGGATTATTCAAATTTGGGAATGGTCTATTTGGATCAAAATAATTATGTCAACTCAATAAAATATTTCAGAAGAGGTCTAAAAATTAAAGAAGAAATTAATGATTCTATTGGAATAGTTTTTACATATAATGACCTTACCAGCGCCTATATCGGAATTAAGAGATTTGACAGTGCGTTGTACTATTCCATAAAAGCTCTATCATTTTCTAAAGAAACCAAACAATTTTCACTTGTTTCTCAAGCAAAATTCAACATTGCCAACATACATTATCTGCAGTACAAAATTGATGTGGCGGCTTACGAACTCAAAGAAATAGAAAAAGAGTGCATTGAAAATAACAACATCTATATTCTTTCAAAAGTATATAATCTACTTAGTGAGATTAAAAGGGTTAACAGAGATTTTGAAGCCGCATTAATTTATGCGCATAAAGCACTTCAAAATGCCAAAAAATATTCCATATCCACAGATATAAATAAAGCCTATATGGCCCTTTATAAATCAAATGCCTTATTAGGTGACTATGAAAGTGCCTATAATTATCTAAATATTTACAATGCTCGTCTCGATAGCATGCACAAACAAGAAAATGAACAAAAAACAGTACTTCTCGCAACTCAATATGAATTTGCTCATAAACAAAAAATGCTTGAAGAAAAGTTTTTCGAAGAATTGAGTTTTCAGAGGATTATCCTCACCATTTCTATCAGTCTTATAGTATTTGTTCTTGGTATTTTCCTTGTCTCAATCTGGAAAAATAAAAAACTAAAAGAAGCGAATCAAAGAATTGAAAAAATTGGAAAAGACATCCGAATTAAAAATCAGGAAATTCAGGAACAAAATGATAAAATTCATATGCAGGCAGATAAACTTATGAAAGCAAATGCGGCAAAAAATCAAATTTTCAATATAATCAGCCATGACTTAAAGAGCCCTTTAGAGAATTTAAATATGCTGATGGATTTGTCTAAATCTGATACTATTTCCGAAGAAGAATTCAAAGATTATATTAAGAAACTCGGTAAGAAGTCTGAAACAATGCTTTTTACATTAAATAACCTTCTGACCTGGTCTAAATCTCAAATGAATGGTTTGTATACTAATTTTAATGAACTGAAACTCTTATCTTTTTTAGATGCTGAACGTCCCTTTTATAAAGAAATCGCAGACTCTAAAAATATAGATCTGAATATTGAATGCAATAATTCTATTATTGTAAAAGTGGATCAGGATCAGCTGAGAATAGTGCTCCGAAACCTGGTCAACAATGCTATTAAATTCACCAATCAAAGTGGAAAAATTGAAATAAAAGCAGAGGAAAACGGTGATATTGTAAATATTTCAGTTAGTGATAATGGTGTCGGTATTGAGCCTGAGGATATTGACAAATTATTAAATTCAGAGCAATTCACTACTACCTATGGAACGAATGGTGAAAAAGGTACTGGCATAGGATTAAAACTCTGTAAGGAATTGATAGAAAGAAACAAAGGCTCTCTTCAAATTTTCAGCGAACGCGGAAAGGGCAGTGTATTTAAATTTAGTTTAAACTCGTCCTTGAATTAAAGCATTAGGTAATAAGGTTTGACTATCCTTTTATTTTATTGATAGATCATTGAACCAATACTTTAATGATGGAGCTTTTTATTCCATTAAATTGAAATAAATACAGTCCGGAATTAAGATTTCTCAAGTCAATTTTTTTGCTTTCTGAAATCGTATGAATGTCAATAATGCGTCCATAGATATCCCTGATTTTTAATTCATAAGATTCTAAGTCAGAAATTTTAATTGTTACAACATCAGTAATTGGATTGGGGAATACTTTAATATTTTCAATTTTACCGGCTGTTTCCAAGTCACTTATGATCACGTTAAAGAATAATTCAGATCTGCCGCCCAAGGAAGTATCATTGTGATATATGATTAAGGTATCATTGGCAAGATTTAGGGGGGTCCACTTTAAGGAAATTGCTTTGGAATTCAGGGCTTTAATCATTATGTCTTCTATAGTATCAAAATGAATTACAGCGTTGTTATTTATAAAATCTAAACTATCGATAATAAGTGGGGTGGGCCCAAGGTTTCGTACGGTAAAATTGCTAGAGATTGTATCATTGGAGGAAGGATTGGTATAACTAAACTGATTTCTTGATTGATGATAAATCGGTTTTTCAATAATAGGTAAAAGGGCTGCAAAGGGCCCTCCGTAAATACCCAGATCATTTCTAATCGTGGACTGTGAGGGAAATAGAGCATTTCCGGGATTGGATTGATCTTCAAAATCATTGCGAAGAGAATCGGGATTTCCACTGTCCAATGAAGCACCCCCTGAAATGGCTAAAAAAGACGAATCCCTGAAAGCAGGATTAAAATTGTAATTGATACCGCTTAATGTACCACCTGTAGTATTGTAGGATGTCTGGAAAAACTGTCCGTTTGAATTGGCAATTTCATCACCAAATTTCTGATAATTACCGTATATAATATTGTTTTCTAAAATAGTATTATCGCAATCTATGTTAAATAGCCCCCCTGCACTTCCGGCAAAACCGCCAAACCCGGTAATTGCCAGGTTTGACACAATGGTATTATTAATTACTCTGCATGAAGTGGAATCAACCGTACAGAAAACCATAATACCACCACCTCCAAATTGACTGGCTCCCCGATTATTATAAACCAGATTATTACTAAAAATACCTTTTGAATTATTCAGTACGATACCATTACCATACAAACCGGTATTTCCTTCAATTATATTATTGTGAATAAAAGCGCTGTCAAAAAAAGTATGGATACCGCCGGCTCCGGAACTTATTATTCCACCTGTATTGATCAAACAGTGGTTATTGGTAATGTAATTAAATCGAATTTCAGGAGAAGAATTCTGAATTGCAATTCCTCCGCCTTCTATAAATACCTGATTTGCTGCTAAATTAAATGGTGTGCCCAATCCCGCTCTCAAAGTAAATCCCTGAAATAACATATTGCTTCCGCAGCCATTGATTATCCTAAGTACACTTGCCGTATCTGGATTTGAAGGATTGCTTCCATCAATTATTGTATTGTGTATGTCTGCAAAGTTTGAAGTGAACAAATAGTTCGAAGTCAGCAATATTTCTTTGGCAGAAATGGTAATATTTTCATAATAAAGACCATTATCCACTAATACGGTATCTCCGGTAACAGCGCTATCAATGGCAAGTTGAATCGTACTGAAATTTTGAGGCACAAGCAATTGCCTTCCAGAAATATTAAAAGTTATAAATAGAAAGGTTATTAGAAGTAGTTTTTTCAAATCAATAAAATTAAAAATGATGCGAAGAGATTCGCTTTGAAAGGTCGGCTAATTAAAAATAGCACTATTTTTTATAAGAAATACATCATCTAAATAAAAAAAGCAGGAAATCATTCCTGCTTTTAGATATAAGGTCAAAATAAATTATAAAACTACATTTCCGAAGTGTCTGATTGATTTAGTGTATCAGACATTGTATCATCATCATTAATTTCTTCAGAATTTGAATCATTTGTGGCTTCAGGTTCATATAAATCGCCCTGAGGATCTTTTGGGTTGGCCGGTGTAGTTCCAACCAAAGTTTTAATATAGCTGGCAACGCTTTGCATTTCTCCCGGATTTAATTTTGTCTGCCATGAAATCATTCCTTTTTCGGGAACGCCGTATTTAATGGTCGAAAATATATCCGAGATAGATCCACCGTGAATCCAATAATTATCCGTTAAATTAGGGCCTACACTTCCGCCTCCGTCTGCCTGATGGCATGCTTTGCATTCCTTGAGATAAATTTCTTTACCTTGAGCTAAAACCAATTCGTCACTGATGAATTTCACTGAAGTTTCATCGATCAGGTTAGATTGTTTATCTCTCCATTCTGCAATTGCAATTTCTGCTTGTTTTACGTCATTTTCATATTCCGTAATCTGATCCTGAATATTACCAATTCCCCATAATTGAACCAGGTAGGCAATTGCGAAAATTATAGTACCTGCAAAAATTGCAGTTAACCATGGAGGCATTCCATAATCCATTTCCCTAATTCCATCATAATCATGATCGAGCATCATGGATGTTCTCTCTTCTTTCTCAGCATACAATTTACCGGTGATCAGTTTTTCTTTCATTCTTTCCCAGAGGGTCGGTGGTTCAACAAATTCACCGGCCGGGGCCTTTTGTCTTTCTATCGCTCTTTGCATATAACTAACCGTATTTACCATAAGGGTAAGCGTTATGAGCAATAGAACCATTACTGTGGCAATCAGAATTAAAACAGTTAGCAATAATGGATCCATGGACATTAATGTCTCAAAAAATCCCGGTTCTACCTGTTCCATTATCTCTTCTGATTGGGCATTCGCCGGCAAAATTGTTCCAAATCCAAGAATCAGAATTACAATTAAACTGCCGCCAATTTTATATATATTTCTAATCATGATTGTCAGTCTTTAGGGTTTTATTTTCATTTTCATCTTCGAGAGGTAATTTTCGCATATGATCAATATAGGTTTTCGTGGTGCTAAAAGTCCAAATCAACAATAGCACGAAAAAAGTTATAAAGATCACCAGTGATATCAGCCCAAAATTTTGAGCGCCATCTATTCCTGAAATTATATATTTATACATGGTTTTATTCTTTTGAATTTAACATGGCCTGATCCTCATTTACTTTAATATCTGTACCCAGACGCTGTAAATAAGCTATCAGTGCAACAATTTCAGTTTCAGCAATGGTATTTATATTATCACCTTGAAGACTCTTGACAATCTCATTGGCCTGATTTATAAGGTCTTCATTTGCGCTTTCTTCATATCCCAATTCATATGGCACACCTAATTTTCTTAGTGTACTTATTTTCGGTCCGGTTTGGCCCATGTCCACTGTTTGGGTGAACAGCCATGGATAGGCCGGCATTATAGATCCCGGTGAAATAGAACTTGGTTCTAACATATGTTGATAATGCCAGGAGTCCGGATATTTTCCTCCAACTCTATGCAGATCGGGCCCTGTGCGTTTTGAACCCCAGAGGAATGGATGGTCGTAAACAAATTCTCCGGCTTTTGAGTATTCTCCATATCGCTCCGTTTCAGATCTGAATGGACGAATCATTTGAGAATGGCAGCCTACACAACCTTCTCTTATGTAAATATCACGTCCATGCAATTCAAGCGGGGTATATGGTTTTACACTGGCTATTGTAGGGATATTGGATTTGATCATTAATGTAGGTACTATTTCAACCAAACCACCTATAAGGATAATAATCGCTGATAAAACAGTTAACAGCATTGGTTTTCTTTCCAATAATCTATGCCAATATGTATCATCTCCACTGAAAGTCGGATTCTTTTCAAGTGCAGGTGCTTCAGCTTCTTCATTGGCCACAAATTGTCCGGCCAAAGCTGTTTTATACAAATTATAAGTCATCACAAATACCCCGATCAGATACAATGTACCACCCAGGGATCGTAAGAAATACATCGGTATAATTTGAGTTACTGTTTCAAGGAAATTACTGTATTTAAGAAAACCGTCGGGTGTAAATTCTTTCCACATTAAGCTCTGTGTAAAGCCTGCAAAATACATTGGCAATACCCAGAAAATTATTCCAAGTGTGCCAAGCCAAAAATGAACATTGGCCAATTTTTCTGAAAACAGTTTTGTCTTCCACATTTTTGGAACCATCCAGTAAATCATACCGAAGGTCAGGAATCCATTCCAGCCCAAAGCACCAACGTGAACGTGCGCCGGAATCCAGTCTGTATAATGCGCAATTGCATTAACATTTTTTAATGATAAAAGGGGTCCTTCAAGAGTGGCCATTCCATAGCAGGTAACGGCTACTACCATAAATTTCAGAATCGCACTTTCTCGCACTCTATCCCAGGCGCCTCTCAAGGTTAAAAGACCATTAACCATACCACCCCAGGATGGAGCAATTAGCATAATGGAAAATACGGTACCCAATGCCTGTGCCCAACCGGGTAGAGACGTATAAAGTAAATGGTGTGGACCGGCCCAGATGTATATGAAAATTAATGTCCAAAAATGAACGATGGAAAGTTTATATGAATAAACCGGTCTGTTGGCTGCTTTTGGTAGATAGTAATACATTAGGCCTAAATAGGGCGTTGTCAGAAAGAAGGCCACCGCATTGTGCCCATACCACCATTGAACCAGGGCATCCTGTACACCTGCATAAGCCGAATAGCTTTTGAAAAAATTAACAGGTAATTCGAAACTGTTAAAAATATGAAGTACCGCAACAGTGACAAATGTTGCGATATAGAACCAAATGGCAACGTATAAATGTCTTTCACGACGTTTTATAATCGTACCGAGCATATTTATACCAAAAACGACCCAAACGAGTGCTATGGCAATATCTATGGGCCATTCAAGCTCGGCATATTCCTTTGATGTGGTTATTCCTAAAGGCAAAGTAATGGCAGCTGCAAGGATTATAATTTGCCAACCCCAGAAATGCACCCAGCTCAATAAATCGCTAAACATTCGGGCTTTGAGTAGCCTTTGCAAAGAATAATACACGCCCGCAAATATGGCATTGCCGACAAAAGCGAAAATAACTGCATTGGTGTGTAATGGTCTGATTCTGCCAAACGTAGTGTATTGCAGATTAAGATTTAATTCCGGAATATAGAATTGTAGGGCTACCCATAATCCTACCGTCATTCCGACGATCCCAAATAAGACCGAAGCGATTATAAAATACTTTACAATCTTGTTATCATAGTTGAAACGTTCTATTCCCATATCTATTTATTATTAGGTTTTTGTTCTGAATCATTATCATCGAATAAAATTCGTATCGAGGGTGTCACCTCATCATCAAATTGACCGGTTTTTACCGACCAAAGAAATGCGCCAAGAAATATTAAGGCCATTAGTATACTTATTGCAATCATTAGAAAAATTATTTCCATATCATTTCATTCTTAGTTTTTTGGCCATAACATTTGTTGTAACAGTTGAAAAAACAACAACGGTTATTGAGCTCAATGGCATCAAAATCGCAGCGAATACGGGCGTTAATAAGCCCTGTACAGCAAAATATAATCCTGTAATATTGTAGGCGGCAGATAGGATAAATCCCGCTTTAACTGTATTGACACTGAATTTGCTGAATTTTAAAACCTTTTTTAGTTTATCAAAAGACAGGCTGTCCATAATAACATCACTGGCTGGAGAAAAATGACCGGTATTATCCGTCATGGAAATTCCAACATGACTTGATTTCAATGCGCCGGCATCATTCAGGCCATCGCCTATCATTATTACTTTCTTACCGCTCTTTGAAAGTTTTGTGACAAAATTTAGCTTATCAATGGGTTTTTGATTAAAGAGCAAGTCCGAGTTTTCAGGTAATAATTCAGAAAGTAATTTTTCATCCTTATTCGTATCACCTGAACAAAGCGCAATTTGATAATCTTTAGCGAGTTCCGGAAGCTGTGTTAGACTTGCCTTTCTTAGTTTATTGTGAAAGACATATCGCCCTTTATATTTGCCATCAATCGAAATATGTACTCCTGGATTTTCCGGCAGATTCAAATATTCTGGAGATCCGATTTTAATATTTTGACCATTAATTTTACCTTCAATTCCCTGTCCAATTTCTTCACGAAATTCCATTAAAGGCAGAATTTCAGATTCTAATATTTCATTGAGTTTTCTGCTGGCAGGATGATTGGATAAGGCACAGAGTGATTTAGTATAAGCCAATTCCTTTTCACTTAGGTTGTCGCCAATAAATTCAATTTCAATATTATTTGTTTCTGTGAGTGTGCCGGTTTTATCAAAAACCAGAAAATTTGATTGCGCAAGTTTTTCTACTACATCGCTGTTTTTTAAATAATATCCAGCATTGCCCAGAATTCTAATTGTATTGCCATAAGTGTATGGAATGGTTAAAGCGAGAGCACATGGGCAGGCGATAATTAATACCGCGGAAAATATTTTAATGGATTGTCCTAGATCAGGCAGCCAGAAAATTCCGGCAAGGACCGCTGTGGAAAGAACAAATATGGTAAACCATTTGCCAATGGAATCCGCCAGTGTTTTTAAACCTGTGATTTTTTCTGTTTTAAAATTCTGTTTGTTCCACAATTCGGTCAGGTATGACTTGGATACTTCTTTGATTATTTCAATCTCCAATGATGCTCCTTCCTGCTTTCCGCCTGCGTATATAATTTCACCCAATTCCTTATAAACAGGTGTCGATTCGCCGGTTACAAAGCTGTAATCAATGTAGGCAGTTCCTTTAAGCAATATTCCATCTGCAGGAATAAGATCCTGATTACGCACCAATATTCTATCCCCCTTTTTTATTTTTTCTAAAGGAATACTGGTATGAGCATTGTTCTTTATGAGATTTGCATATAAAGGAAAATAGGATTTATAATCTCTTTCAAAAGATATGTTTTGAAAAGTTTTTTGTTGAAATGCCTTTCCCAACAATAGAAAAAAGATGAGACCTGTGAAGGAATCAAGATAACCGGGACCCTGAGCGCTTATAATTTCATAGGAAGACGTAAGAAACAAGGTAATCATACCCAGACTCAGTGGAAAATCAAGATTTATTAATTTTCTCTTCAATCCTCCTAATGCTGATTTAAAATAATCCAGATCAGAATATAACAATACGGGGATAGCAAAAAGCAGATTGATGTAAGCGAAGTAGTCTTTGAAATTTCTGCTTAAATCTCCGGTAAAATCGAAATACTCAGGCATGCTGAAAAGCATAATATTGCCAAAGCAAAAACCGGCAACTCCAATTTGATAATATAACTTCCTGTTATGAAAAGAATTGGTTTTCTTTTTTGTATCGGCTAGAGAAAGGGCAGGTTCATAACCCAACGATGCCAGCAGTATCACAAGTTCTTTTAAACTTATTTTGTCCAATTCGAAAGATACACTTAGCGTTTTCTTTGGAAAATTTATACTGGACTGATTAATACCTTTGTTTAGTTTATACAATTTTTCCAAAAGCCATACACATGAGGCACAGTGAATTTGGGGTAAAAAAAATTGAATTCTAGCCTGATTATCATTTTTGAAGTCTAGAAGTTTTGAGATTATTTCCTTGTCGTCCAGGTAATCAAATTTTTCAGATGATTTTATTTTTGGGTTTATTCCTGGGTTAGCATCAATATTGTAATAGGTGCATAAATCATTTTGATTTAGTATCTCATACACTGTTTTACAACCCCTACAACAAAAGTTTTTATCATCAAATGAAACCGCACCTGATGAACTGCATACATCACCACAGTGGTAACATTTATTTTTTACCTGAATATCAGTAATTGGTTTCATAAATCAGGCTCTAAATTCTCTGTTTTATAAAATTGCGTAGATGACACATAGCAAAATGAGGCATGATCTAAATCATATTTAAAATTCGCACTGAATTCTAATGTAATTTTTGAAATTGAAGGAGAGGTATTTTCTTTGATACAAATTTCACAATGGAGAGAAAAGATAATTCAGTAATAGATCAAAAATTTGCCGGTATCTATAAGCAATTATTTGAGGCTGCGGGAGAGGGATTAATAATTAGCAACACAGAAGGTAAAATCGTATTGGCCAATCCAAGTGCTAATAAAATTTTTGGATACGAATCGGAGCATTTGGATGGAATGAAAATTGAAGATCTGATTCCGAATGAAAAAAAAGATATTCACAGAGCACATCGAAAAAACTATAATTCGAGGCCATCTGTCAGAACTATGGGGGCGGGAATGACGCTTTTCGCAAAAAAGAAAAATGGTGATAAGCTCCCTGTGGAAATAAGTTTGAATCATTTTAAGCATGAAGGTGAGTTGTTTGTGATGGCAATGATTACAGATATTAGCAAAAAATGGGAACTGGATCGCCAACTTCATAAGGAAAAAGAAACAGCTCAAATGTATTTGGATATTGCCAGCGCGATATTTCTGGTTATTGACAGGCAAGGAAAAGTCGAGTTATTAAATAGATCCGGAGAAGAACTTTTGGGCGTTAAAGAACAGGATATATTAAGTACAAACTGGTTTGACAATTTTGTGCATCCGAAAGATGTCAAGCTGGCTAAGGCATTTTTTAATAAGGCATTTCATCAGGAAAACCTTGAGATGCATAAGGTTGAATTCCGTGTTAAAACAAAAAACAAAGGAGAAAAGACCATCTCATGGTTGAATTCTTCATTAAAAAATGAAAATGGAGAAACCCGTGCTGTACTTTGTTCTGGCCAGGATATTACTGATAGAATAGAAGCAAGTGAAAAACTGAAACTCTATGCCAATAAACTGGAAAAAATGGTGGAAGTTAGAACAAAAAAGCTCACAGAAGCGGTAGAGAATCTTGGAAGTGCCAATAAGAAATTAGAAGAACAAAATAAGGAAATCAGACAGGCACAGCGTTTACTTCAGGAAAGTCAGGAACTCTATAAAATCATTGCACGAAATTTTCCAAAGGGTACAATTAGCGTTTTTGATAAAAACCTCGATTATGTGTTTGTAGAAGGAAAAGAACTGTATGAACTGGGTGTAACCAGTGAAATGTTAATTGGTACTAATTTACTGGACCGGCTATCACCGGAAATTAAAGAAGACACCCGACTGGCATTAATGGATGTATTGAAAGGAGAAGCAAAAAAAATTGAGGTTAATCAAAAAAATAATTTCTACTTGTTAAATGCTGTACCATTAAAAGATATTAATGGAGATATAAGCCAAATTATGGTTGTAGAACAAAATGTTACAGAATCAAAAATGGTAGAAGAAAATATTAAAAATGCACTAAAAAAAGAACGCGACCTGGGGGAATTGAAAACAAGATTTGTTTCAATGGCATCTCATGAGTTTCGCACTCCTTTAAGTACTATACTCTCTTCCGTATCATTGATCAAAAAGTATCTTGAAAACGAAAATCCGGAAAAAATCGATAAACATATTTCGAGAATT is part of the Hyphobacterium sp. CCMP332 genome and encodes:
- a CDS encoding heavy metal translocating P-type ATPase metal-binding domain-containing protein, which produces MKPITDIQVKNKCYHCGDVCSSSGAVSFDDKNFCCRGCKTVYEILNQNDLCTYYNIDANPGINPKIKSSEKFDYLDDKEIISKLLDFKNDNQARIQFFLPQIHCASCVWLLEKLYKLNKGINQSSINFPKKTLSVSFELDKISLKELVILLASLGYEPALSLADTKKKTNSFHNRKLYYQIGVAGFCFGNIMLFSMPEYFDFTGDLSRNFKDYFAYINLLFAIPVLLYSDLDYFKSALGGLKRKLINLDFPLSLGMITLFLTSSYEIISAQGPGYLDSFTGLIFFLLLGKAFQQKTFQNISFERDYKSYFPLYANLIKNNAHTSIPLEKIKKGDRILVRNQDLIPADGILLKGTAYIDYSFVTGESTPVYKELGEIIYAGGKQEGASLEIEIIKEVSKSYLTELWNKQNFKTEKITGLKTLADSIGKWFTIFVLSTAVLAGIFWLPDLGQSIKIFSAVLIIACPCALALTIPYTYGNTIRILGNAGYYLKNSDVVEKLAQSNFLVFDKTGTLTETNNIEIEFIGDNLSEKELAYTKSLCALSNHPASRKLNEILESEILPLMEFREEIGQGIEGKINGQNIKIGSPEYLNLPENPGVHISIDGKYKGRYVFHNKLRKASLTQLPELAKDYQIALCSGDTNKDEKLLSELLPENSDLLFNQKPIDKLNFVTKLSKSGKKVIMIGDGLNDAGALKSSHVGISMTDNTGHFSPASDVIMDSLSFDKLKKVLKFSKFSVNTVKAGFILSAAYNITGLYFAVQGLLTPVFAAILMPLSSITVVVFSTVTTNVMAKKLRMK
- a CDS encoding PAS domain-containing sensor histidine kinase, whose product is MERKDNSVIDQKFAGIYKQLFEAAGEGLIISNTEGKIVLANPSANKIFGYESEHLDGMKIEDLIPNEKKDIHRAHRKNYNSRPSVRTMGAGMTLFAKKKNGDKLPVEISLNHFKHEGELFVMAMITDISKKWELDRQLHKEKETAQMYLDIASAIFLVIDRQGKVELLNRSGEELLGVKEQDILSTNWFDNFVHPKDVKLAKAFFNKAFHQENLEMHKVEFRVKTKNKGEKTISWLNSSLKNENGETRAVLCSGQDITDRIEASEKLKLYANKLEKMVEVRTKKLTEAVENLGSANKKLEEQNKEIRQAQRLLQESQELYKIIARNFPKGTISVFDKNLDYVFVEGKELYELGVTSEMLIGTNLLDRLSPEIKEDTRLALMDVLKGEAKKIEVNQKNNFYLLNAVPLKDINGDISQIMVVEQNVTESKMVEENIKNALKKERDLGELKTRFVSMASHEFRTPLSTILSSVSLIKKYLENENPEKIDKHISRIKSSVSNLTNILNDFLSLGKLEEGKISVSKERISIPQLAMEITEEMQSQAKNGQNINFQHSGESEDFEIDKGILRNIITNLLSNALKYSSENSEIRVNSEISNSNLKISVKDSGIGIPVEEQKFLFDRFFRAKNASNIQGTGLGLNIVKKYVELMGGQISFTSRPEKGTIFTVIFDQKDIDTIIEEQ